In Streptomyces hawaiiensis, one genomic interval encodes:
- a CDS encoding NTP transferase domain-containing protein — protein sequence MTAYEPPGEPGAGTRPAQGADPAGYDAVVLAGGAARRLGGTDKPGVRVGGRALLDRVLAACGGALRTVVVAAPRPTARPVTWAREDPPGGGPLAALDAGLRHTTAEHVVVLSADLPFLQEPTVGRLLHALRTSGCDGVLLTDPDGRDQPLVAAYRTPRLREELALLAGRHGALTGLPLRRLTAELNLTRISDPVASFDCDTWDDIATARARIREHGHVLDEWISAVKDELGIDLDVDTRGLLDLARDAAHGVARPAAPLTTFLVGYAAAQAGGGPEAVAEAARKAVALAARWAQESTAEAQESGTGPQLSGTGPQLSGPGPQPSGTGPQPTGPGPQPSEAGPQPPGVQGDVAPDATPDTRPDAG from the coding sequence GTGACCGCCTACGAGCCCCCCGGTGAACCCGGCGCCGGCACCCGCCCCGCCCAGGGAGCGGACCCCGCCGGGTACGACGCCGTCGTGCTCGCCGGCGGTGCCGCCCGGCGCCTGGGCGGCACGGACAAACCCGGTGTGCGCGTGGGTGGGCGGGCCCTGCTCGACCGTGTGCTCGCCGCCTGCGGCGGTGCCCTGAGGACCGTCGTCGTCGCCGCGCCCCGGCCGACCGCACGGCCCGTGACCTGGGCCCGCGAGGACCCGCCCGGCGGCGGCCCGCTCGCCGCGCTCGACGCCGGGCTCCGTCACACCACGGCCGAGCACGTCGTGGTGCTCTCCGCCGACCTGCCGTTTCTTCAGGAGCCGACCGTCGGCCGCCTGCTGCACGCGCTGCGGACGAGCGGCTGCGACGGTGTGCTGCTGACCGACCCCGACGGCCGTGACCAGCCGCTCGTGGCCGCCTACCGCACGCCGCGCCTGCGCGAGGAACTCGCGCTCCTCGCCGGCCGGCACGGCGCCCTCACCGGTCTTCCCCTGCGGCGTCTCACCGCCGAGTTGAACCTCACCCGCATCTCCGACCCCGTCGCGTCCTTCGACTGCGACACCTGGGACGACATCGCCACCGCCAGGGCACGTATCAGGGAGCATGGGCACGTGTTGGATGAATGGATTTCCGCCGTCAAGGACGAACTCGGGATCGACCTCGACGTCGACACCCGCGGCCTGCTCGACCTCGCCCGCGACGCCGCCCACGGTGTGGCCCGGCCCGCGGCGCCGCTGACCACCTTCCTCGTCGGCTACGCGGCCGCGCAGGCCGGCGGAGGCCCCGAGGCGGTCGCCGAGGCCGCCCGCAAGGCCGTGGCCCTCGCCGCCCGCTGGGCGCAGGAGAGCACCGCCGAGGCCCAGGAGTCCGGAACCGGGCCCCAGCTGTCGGGCACCGGGCCCCAGCTGTCCGGTCCCGGGCCCCAGCCGTCCGGGACCGGGCCTCAGCCCACCGGCCCCGGGCCTCAGCCGTCCGAGGCCGGACCCCAGCCCCCCGGCGTTCAGGGCGATGTCGCCCCCGACGCCACCCCGGACACCCGCCCGGACGCCGGATGA